A stretch of DNA from Paenibacillus albus:
AAATAAGACTCCGCATATAGAAATAACAGCACCATCGGCAGCATGTAGAAGACGGATGCCGCATAACCAACGCCTCTCGCCTCTTGCTGAACGACCGACAGATAGACAGACAGCGGCTGCTTGAAGTCGTCTTCCAGAAAAATGAGCGGCTGCTCCACCATATTCCAATAATCGACGAACAAGAGAACGATGAGCGCCGCAATGCCTGGTTTTATAAGCGGAATGATGATTTGATGAAAGATGCGAAAATGTCCGGCTCCGTCCATGTAAGCAGCTTCAACGTAAGCAGTCGGAATCGACAGCATGAACTGCCGCAGCATGAACACGCCGAAAGCGCCGAAGATACCGGGAAGAACGATGGCACCCGCGCTGTTCAGAAGTCCTAACTTATCCGCAATGATATAGTTCGGTACGAGCGTTACTTGAAACGGCATCAACATCGCAATCAAGTAAACGAAGAACATCCGATCTCTCCCCCGAAAACGGAGCTTGGCAAAAGCATATGCCGCAAATGCGCCAACGGCGACCTGCCCCGCGATGATGATAGCAACCATATAAACCGAATTCCAGAACAGGTTCAAATAGGTTGGCGTTGCAAGCAGCACTTTGTTGTACTGTTCAAACGAAACCCAGTCGGGGATAAGCTTGAGATTGACGAATGCATCCTTGCCGCCCGTTGCCGCGTTCGTCATTTGCCCGACCAGGTCATAGTTCGATCCGATCTCCTGCTCCGTCATGAGCGAATTCGTGAAGGAAATGATGATCGGCAGAAGCATCAGCACCGCAAGCAGGGCAAGAATTAGCGTGATCGCACCTTTCGTAAAGGCAGCTTTCAACTTCAATGCTTCTCCCCCTTAATCCAAGTCTTTTGTAAAACGTCGTTCTAAAGCAAACATTCCGGACACTAACAAGAGCAGACATACCACCATGACTACAGCGGCTGACGTAAGCTTCTGCATATCAAGCGACAAGAACATATTGTTCATATAGTGCTGCAGCATATAGATGCTGTCGTGGGGATAATCGCTGGCGATCAAATACGTTTCCCTGAATATCCGAAACGAGCTGATGAGCCCCATCAAGACAACGAAAAACAAAGTCGGCGTCAAATAAACGAGCGTAATTCGGGCTAGCTTATGAAATGTACCAGCGCCTTCAAGGTCAGCCGTCTCATAGTAGTCCTTCGGGATATTCTGCAAGCCGGCCAAGAACAGAATGATATTGTAGCCGATGTTCTTCCAGGCATAGACGACTGATAACACGCCTCTCGCCCATTCCGACTTCATCCAATCGATTCGCGACAGGCCGAATCCGTACAGCCAGCTATTCACCGTTCCGTTCCAGTCGAACAGCACTTGCCAGATGAGAACAACTGAAGCGACAGGCACGACTAAAGGCAGTACATAAGCGGTTCTGAGCCAATTACGGAGATAGATGCTTTGATTGAGCAGCAAGGCAAGCAATAACGATAAAGCGATCGTGATCGGAACGCTCACTGAAGTAAACAGAAACGTATTCTGGGCTGCTTTCCGGAAGGAATCGCTATTCAGCAGTTCCTTGTAATTGGCGAGCCCAACGAATGAACCGTCATTCGGCCGATCCAGAAAGGAATACCACAAGCCCATCGCAAAAGGAATCAAGTAGAAGACCAAGAATCCAAGGGCGCTGGGAGCAAGAAACCAAATAGCAACGACGCTGTGCCGCCGCATGATTACACGGAACATGGCTTGCCTCCCTTCCTCCATCTGTTAATGAAGGCTATTGACAACGCCGCTTGCAATGGCTGTTGAGATTTGATTTTGAAACGACTCGGTCTGCATTCTCGTCTCTTCCTTCTTATTCGAAATGTATCCAAGCTCCAGCAGAACAGCCGGCTTCGCGTTCTCACGGATCACATGATAATCGCCGAACCTTACGCCTCGATCCTTCGTATTCAGGTCTTGTTTGAATAGCTGGTCATGGATCTTCTCTGCGATCATCTGATCCTGCGGTTTATAGTAGAACGTCGTCATCCCATACACATCGCTCGTCTGAAACGCATCAAAGTGGATGCTTATGAATAAGTCTGCGTTCTCCGATTGCGCCACTGCTGTTCTTTCATTGAGCGAGATCGTCGTATCCGCATCGCGCGTCATCACTACGGTCGCACCTTGCTGGACCAGCTTCTGTCTCACGTTTAACGCTGTAAGCAGCGTAACGTCTTTCTCGTAAGTTCCATTACCGCCAGTGGAGCCGACATCCTTGCCGCCATGGCCGGGATCGAGAACGATCGTTTTGCCTTTCAAAGGCAGATTGACGTTCGTGCACGATTTAGCTGTATTAGACCCGCCAGCACTTACCTTCGCTTTCGTTGCTCCTTCGGTTTGAAATTGGAATAAACTCGCTGACAATATGACTCCGACAATTGCTATGGCCAAATGTTTCGTAGTTGTTTTCATAGACCCATCATAATGAACGCCCATTAAGACGAAGTGGAGCCGAAATGAAGATGAGATCAAGATTTCAATACAAAAAAACCGCATGTCGAGCAGGCAAAATTCACCTACAAGACATGCGGCAACAAGGGCAGCATCGTATCCGTTTATTAGCTGTGTTTATTCAAGCTGAAGAAGAAAGCAACGCCATCCTTTGTATTGGCTGCGCCGTATCTCGCTCCATGCAGCTCCAGTATATTTTTGGAGATGGCAAGTCCAAGACCCGTTCCTCCGTCAGATCGCTGCCGCGCCGTATCGCCCCGGTAGAAGCGATCCCACACTTTATCAAGCTGCTCCTCAGGAATTCGAGCGCCTTTGTTCTCGATACAGACGACGATTTGATTCGCCTCATCGGTCGTGGAAACGACGATCTCTTGCTCTTGCGGTGTGTAGCGGATCGCATTCGTCATGAAATTCGTAACGACTTGTTCAATCCGATGTTGGTTCGCAACGACCAGGGCAGGAACGAGCTGAACGGTTAGCCGTAATTCCTTCACCGCGATTTCATGCGCCAGCTGCGCACAGACGGACTCGATCAGCTTATCAATGTAGAACGTATCCATCTGCATGTTGTACGTTCCCGATTCGTACTTCGCGAGCTCTAGCATGTCGACAATGAGATGGTCCATCTTATCGACTTCTTTCTCCATCGCTTCGAAATAATGGTCCTTTTTATGTGCAGCTACACCATCCTTTAGGATCGATATGCAGCTCTTCATTACGCTCAGCGGCGTCTTAAGCTCATGGGATACGCCGGAGATGAACTCTTTTCTCGTCGTCTCAAGCTGCTTCTCTCTCTCGATATCTTCCTGCAGCTTGCCGATGTAAGAATACAGCGTAGCAGACAGCTGGTTGATGTTGCGGGACAGATCCCCGATCTCGTCCTTAGAACGGATAGGTATCTTCTCCGAGAAATCGAGATTTGCGATTTTCTTCGTCGTTTGGTTAATACGCAGCAGCGGCCTTGCAATCTTCATGGAGAAGTACAGCGCCGAGATTAGAATGAGCACAATGACAAACACGATGATATAGACATAGTAGTCCTTCATCATTTGTACGGCTTCGTCTACTGGCTGCAGCGATGCCATGGCGAAGATATAGTTGGTCGTTCCCTTCTGGTAATGAACAGGCTGGATGAAGAGCTTATACTTAACGTTATTTTGCTCATAATCCTGGATGAGAAGCGAATCTTGGAGCTGCAATTTCTCAAATAACAGCTTCGCTTGAAAGGCATTGATTTGTTCCAGGAAGAGCTTATTGGAATAGATAAAGTCTGATGAGGCTCCGCCACTTGGAATTCGGATATCTGTGACAACTCCAAATAAATTCACCAATG
This window harbors:
- a CDS encoding N-acetylmuramoyl-L-alanine amidase family protein, which produces MKTTTKHLAIAIVGVILSASLFQFQTEGATKAKVSAGGSNTAKSCTNVNLPLKGKTIVLDPGHGGKDVGSTGGNGTYEKDVTLLTALNVRQKLVQQGATVVMTRDADTTISLNERTAVAQSENADLFISIHFDAFQTSDVYGMTTFYYKPQDQMIAEKIHDQLFKQDLNTKDRGVRFGDYHVIRENAKPAVLLELGYISNKKEETRMQTESFQNQISTAIASGVVNSLH
- a CDS encoding sensor histidine kinase, giving the protein MRSSIVLKLFILTTTLCMLILAVIYFGQTYFFKDYYANRKVSDLQAKIEVFKTTYMDAGGNSLVIQSLEQDFYRNNNVTITSLDHDGNLKDVNDFYMEMRMLKALTKEEEKARIKVPLYQLMNMEEAASGQSLIAIGDQIIVTGVKSNSILTPIVVQHPSGELLYANELFKRNVFKGSERAGFIEKRKPLASDQSSLVNLFGVVTDIRIPSGGASSDFIYSNKLFLEQINAFQAKLLFEKLQLQDSLLIQDYEQNNVKYKLFIQPVHYQKGTTNYIFAMASLQPVDEAVQMMKDYYVYIIVFVIVLILISALYFSMKIARPLLRINQTTKKIANLDFSEKIPIRSKDEIGDLSRNINQLSATLYSYIGKLQEDIEREKQLETTRKEFISGVSHELKTPLSVMKSCISILKDGVAAHKKDHYFEAMEKEVDKMDHLIVDMLELAKYESGTYNMQMDTFYIDKLIESVCAQLAHEIAVKELRLTVQLVPALVVANQHRIEQVVTNFMTNAIRYTPQEQEIVVSTTDEANQIVVCIENKGARIPEEQLDKVWDRFYRGDTARQRSDGGTGLGLAISKNILELHGARYGAANTKDGVAFFFSLNKHS
- a CDS encoding carbohydrate ABC transporter permease, yielding MFRVIMRRHSVVAIWFLAPSALGFLVFYLIPFAMGLWYSFLDRPNDGSFVGLANYKELLNSDSFRKAAQNTFLFTSVSVPITIALSLLLALLLNQSIYLRNWLRTAYVLPLVVPVASVVLIWQVLFDWNGTVNSWLYGFGLSRIDWMKSEWARGVLSVVYAWKNIGYNIILFLAGLQNIPKDYYETADLEGAGTFHKLARITLVYLTPTLFFVVLMGLISSFRIFRETYLIASDYPHDSIYMLQHYMNNMFLSLDMQKLTSAAVVMVVCLLLLVSGMFALERRFTKDLD
- a CDS encoding carbohydrate ABC transporter permease, with translation MLLPIIISFTNSLMTEQEIGSNYDLVGQMTNAATGGKDAFVNLKLIPDWVSFEQYNKVLLATPTYLNLFWNSVYMVAIIIAGQVAVGAFAAYAFAKLRFRGRDRMFFVYLIAMLMPFQVTLVPNYIIADKLGLLNSAGAIVLPGIFGAFGVFMLRQFMLSIPTAYVEAAYMDGAGHFRIFHQIIIPLIKPGIAALIVLLFVDYWNMVEQPLIFLEDDFKQPLSVYLSVVQQEARGVGYAASVFYMLPMVLLFLYAESYFIEGVQMSGIKG